One Vibrio tapetis subsp. tapetis DNA segment encodes these proteins:
- a CDS encoding LuxQ periplasmic sensor domain-containing protein yields the protein MHFKKKHKLATLLIRFIILIFRVLMMGVVLFSYQWSSKIIQQEVERTSSQASSLIQHLFDYKLMTMQSHQDSNAMSLTLQNLLESGAERELDFFFLDVEQSDPVNSPDFRFVTELNGDIRWSDGNSYFYGLTDDSLIGFAKDTDANSFWSFKHESSIMGMRDILLRRSPIISTKNGQLLGYLYVAMVLNNNFSLIEQMKEASNSDGIILLSENNAVAASIYEDDPLYEWVLKAKDGNVDVYFKNYLFNITDIKIHDVKTPLSVAIVQNNSTVQSLEDSYKLGLSISLVIMLCLALVIRQIIQRIINTELSSLMDYARSASDHHNNLKFQGSSIYEFEHVGTALEGAFSSIKEKDKSFQDLFNFSLSPIIVWGTDGTIMKMNPAAHKALLLEDFDEALDAFQSKVSLYLTLVMKGETAMGVNIPIENKTFRWNLSSIEMDSGIHSIIGQGQDITALIDAEQQSNLARLEAESSANARADFLAKMSHEIRTPLNAILGVSQLLKHSLTHTKNKEQVDLLYRSGEHLLTVLNDVLDFSKIEQGKLHIETSDFVFTRFVQPLVNIHHQLCLNKNLEFDVHNDIPTDAVICTDQVRLNQIILNLLSNAIKFTSSGSIKLHFYFGETDNDGEAKANDRVLCVVVQDTGIGLTDVSIKSMFEPFTQAERTTTREFGGSGLGLAIVKNLLDMMGGYIHVVSTLGQGSEFKVTIPVVVSEQGQMDTVIEEAKHHYELFEEPQRVLLVEDNKSNAFIAQAFCTKYNMDTVWVEDGVAAIEKLKVESFDLILMDNQMPNMDGVEATRIIRNELGIVTPIFACTADAFESTKQAFMDAVANYIIVKPIKELPLFEALSFYKERFLQQ from the coding sequence ATGCACTTTAAGAAGAAACATAAACTCGCAACCCTACTTATTCGTTTCATTATCTTGATTTTCCGGGTATTGATGATGGGCGTTGTGCTGTTTAGCTATCAGTGGTCGTCTAAAATCATTCAACAGGAAGTCGAACGAACTTCTTCTCAAGCTTCAAGTCTAATTCAGCATTTGTTTGACTACAAACTAATGACAATGCAGTCACATCAAGACAGCAATGCCATGAGTTTAACATTGCAAAACTTACTCGAAAGTGGGGCAGAGCGAGAGCTTGATTTTTTCTTTCTCGATGTCGAGCAAAGTGACCCAGTTAACTCCCCCGACTTTAGGTTTGTGACTGAGTTGAACGGCGATATTCGTTGGAGTGATGGCAACAGTTATTTTTACGGCCTAACGGACGACAGCTTGATTGGTTTTGCTAAGGATACCGATGCGAATAGCTTTTGGTCGTTTAAACACGAATCCAGTATTATGGGGATGCGTGATATCTTGTTGCGTCGCTCGCCAATCATCAGTACCAAAAACGGTCAGCTTTTAGGCTACCTGTACGTTGCTATGGTGCTTAACAATAACTTTTCTTTGATTGAGCAGATGAAAGAAGCGTCGAACAGTGATGGCATTATTCTATTGTCCGAAAACAATGCGGTTGCCGCTTCCATCTATGAAGACGACCCACTTTACGAATGGGTTTTGAAAGCAAAAGATGGCAACGTAGACGTCTATTTCAAAAATTATCTTTTTAACATAACAGATATCAAGATCCATGATGTGAAAACGCCACTGAGTGTCGCGATTGTGCAAAACAATTCGACGGTACAGTCGCTAGAAGACAGCTATAAATTAGGGCTCAGTATTTCTCTCGTCATCATGCTTTGCTTGGCATTGGTGATCCGCCAAATTATTCAACGGATTATTAACACAGAGCTGAGCAGTTTGATGGATTACGCCCGCAGTGCAAGTGATCACCACAATAATTTAAAATTCCAAGGTTCTAGTATCTACGAATTTGAACACGTAGGTACGGCACTCGAAGGTGCATTCAGTTCAATAAAAGAAAAAGATAAGTCGTTTCAAGATTTGTTTAACTTTTCATTGTCTCCGATCATCGTTTGGGGGACTGATGGCACGATCATGAAAATGAATCCTGCGGCGCATAAGGCACTGTTACTCGAAGATTTTGATGAAGCACTTGATGCATTTCAAAGTAAAGTCTCGCTATATCTTACTTTGGTTATGAAAGGTGAGACGGCAATGGGTGTGAACATTCCTATCGAAAACAAAACTTTTCGCTGGAATTTGTCGTCAATTGAAATGGACTCTGGTATTCACTCCATTATTGGCCAAGGGCAAGATATTACGGCGCTCATTGATGCTGAACAACAAAGCAACTTAGCTCGCTTAGAAGCGGAAAGCTCAGCTAATGCACGGGCTGATTTTCTTGCGAAAATGAGTCATGAAATCCGTACTCCGTTAAATGCCATTTTAGGAGTGTCTCAGTTACTAAAACACTCATTAACGCATACAAAAAACAAAGAACAGGTAGACTTGCTTTACCGTAGCGGTGAGCACCTTTTGACGGTTCTAAACGATGTTCTTGATTTCTCGAAAATTGAGCAAGGTAAGCTACATATAGAGACAAGCGACTTTGTGTTTACTCGTTTTGTTCAGCCTCTGGTTAATATCCATCACCAGCTGTGCCTTAATAAAAATCTTGAATTTGACGTGCATAATGACATTCCTACCGATGCGGTTATTTGCACTGATCAGGTTCGCCTAAATCAAATTATTCTTAATTTGTTGAGCAACGCGATCAAGTTCACCAGTTCTGGCAGCATTAAGCTTCATTTTTACTTTGGAGAAACAGACAACGATGGTGAAGCCAAAGCGAATGATCGTGTATTGTGTGTTGTCGTCCAAGATACTGGAATTGGCTTAACTGACGTTAGTATTAAGTCGATGTTTGAACCGTTTACCCAAGCAGAAAGAACCACGACTAGAGAGTTCGGTGGTAGTGGTTTAGGCCTTGCTATTGTCAAGAATTTGCTCGATATGATGGGTGGTTATATACACGTTGTTAGTACGCTAGGTCAGGGCTCTGAATTTAAAGTGACTATTCCGGTTGTTGTGTCTGAACAAGGCCAAATGGATACAGTTATAGAAGAGGCTAAGCACCATTATGAGTTATTTGAAGAGCCACAACGAGTGTTGTTAGTTGAAGATAACAAGAGTAATGCGTTTATCGCTCAAGCATTTTGTACTAAATACAATATGGACACGGTTTGGGTTGAAGATGGTGTCGCTGCTATCGAGAAGCTAAAGGTCGAGTCATTTGATTTGATTTTAATGGATAACCAAATGCCTAACATGGACGGGGTTGAAGCAACTCGGATCATTCGAAATGAATTGGGAATAGTCACTCCGATTTTCGCGTGTACCGCCGATGCGTTCGAATCAACCAAGCAAGCGTTCATGGACGCAGTAGCAAACTACATCATTGTTAAACCAATCAAAGAATTACCATTATTCGAAGCTTTGAGTTTCTATAAAGAGCGGTTCTTACAACAATAA
- a CDS encoding autoinducer 2-binding periplasmic protein LuxP, with product MKWQGKLISMLALIMPISATSGQLLSGFWEYQEFLSEFPDQQALTNQLSRAVRHDAIPLVSEQTEPITISVVYPGEQISDYWRRNIKAFSLRMDELGIEYKIDQVFTRPTVDIRQQSVSLMEALHKKSDYLIFTLDTTRHRKFIEHVLVNRDTKLILQNITTPVKAWQDKQPFLYVGFDHATGSRELAKHFRQQYDEGSNYSVLYFSQGYISEMRGDTFISAMDDSDVKYNLKSSYYTKATRKSGYEAAKAAVNTNQDLQFIYVCSTDVALGASDALAELGRTDIAINGWGGGSAELDALMTGDLDLTVMRMNDDTGVAMAEAIKLDIQKKPVPTVYSGEFEVVTSGDSASKLNELKLKAFRYSDR from the coding sequence ATGAAATGGCAGGGAAAGCTTATAAGTATGTTGGCATTGATAATGCCAATTAGTGCAACTAGCGGCCAGTTACTTTCCGGGTTCTGGGAGTATCAGGAATTTTTGTCTGAATTTCCAGACCAACAGGCTCTTACTAATCAACTTAGCCGTGCCGTTCGTCACGATGCCATTCCATTGGTAAGTGAACAAACAGAGCCGATTACCATTTCAGTCGTTTATCCTGGAGAGCAGATCTCAGATTATTGGCGAAGAAATATTAAGGCGTTTAGCCTTCGCATGGATGAGCTCGGGATAGAGTACAAGATTGACCAAGTTTTTACTCGGCCAACCGTGGATATTCGCCAGCAAAGTGTCTCTTTAATGGAAGCACTTCATAAAAAAAGTGACTATTTAATTTTTACACTAGACACGACACGTCATCGTAAATTTATTGAGCATGTCTTGGTTAATCGCGACACCAAGTTAATTTTGCAAAACATTACAACTCCCGTAAAAGCTTGGCAGGACAAACAGCCGTTTTTATACGTGGGTTTTGATCACGCAACAGGTAGCCGAGAACTGGCTAAGCACTTTCGTCAGCAATACGATGAAGGAAGTAACTATTCTGTGCTGTATTTTTCACAGGGCTATATCAGTGAGATGCGCGGTGACACCTTCATTTCAGCCATGGATGACTCTGATGTAAAGTACAATTTAAAGTCTTCGTATTATACAAAGGCGACCCGAAAGAGTGGATATGAAGCGGCGAAAGCGGCCGTTAACACCAATCAAGATCTCCAATTTATCTATGTTTGTTCCACTGATGTGGCTTTGGGAGCCAGTGATGCTCTAGCCGAGTTAGGGCGTACTGATATCGCCATCAATGGTTGGGGAGGAGGGTCGGCTGAGCTTGATGCCCTGATGACTGGAGATTTGGACTTAACCGTCATGCGAATGAATGATGATACCGGAGTCGCAATGGCTGAAGCGATTAAGCTCGATATTCAAAAGAAGCCGGTTCCAACGGTTTATTCTGGTGAGTTTGAGGTGGTGACTAGCGGTGATAGCGCAAGCAAACTCAACGAATTGAAACTCAAAGCCTTTAGATATTCTGATAGATAA
- a CDS encoding response regulator: MAQHKVLVVDDHPLMRRGITQLLNFEPEFEVVAEASNGADALALANKLEPDLILLDLNMKGMSGLDTLKAMRNESVEGIIVILTVSDNPSDIDALVKAGADGYLLKDTEPEELIGLIKKALDGHESYSELVKKYLETRDDKPSLSELLTEREMQILTEVAKGFRNKQIAERLFISESTVKVHMKSLLKKLEVPSRTAATIIYLEHFGSDMK, translated from the coding sequence ATGGCGCAGCATAAAGTGTTAGTTGTTGATGATCATCCGTTGATGCGCAGAGGCATCACGCAGTTACTCAATTTTGAGCCAGAATTTGAAGTGGTGGCAGAAGCAAGTAATGGGGCAGATGCATTGGCTTTGGCCAACAAGCTTGAGCCAGACTTAATCTTGCTTGATTTGAACATGAAGGGTATGTCCGGATTAGATACTCTCAAAGCAATGAGAAATGAGTCCGTCGAAGGGATTATCGTTATCCTTACCGTCTCTGATAATCCATCGGATATTGACGCGTTAGTTAAAGCGGGTGCGGATGGTTATTTATTGAAGGACACCGAACCCGAAGAGTTGATAGGGCTAATCAAAAAAGCATTAGATGGCCATGAAAGCTATAGTGAATTAGTTAAGAAGTATTTGGAAACACGAGATGATAAACCGTCTCTGTCAGAATTACTGACTGAGCGCGAAATGCAAATTTTAACTGAAGTGGCTAAAGGGTTTCGCAATAAGCAAATTGCTGAACGGTTATTTATTTCGGAATCAACAGTCAAAGTTCATATGAAAAGCTTGCTGAAAAAACTAGAGGTTCCATCTCGAACTGCCGCGACAATTATCTATTTGGAGCACTTTGGCAGTGATATGAAGTAA
- the narQ gene encoding nitrate/nitrite two-component system sensor histidine kinase NarQ, producing MRINPRRPVTSTVARAMFLILLLSVITTGFALFTLASSLSDAEAVNVSGSMRMQSYRLAYDIQGESALYEHHIDQFEHSLYSPTMRDLLEWDVPDEITYHYLALIKRWEVLSELLKGADREHYILQVADFVEQIDRFVLELQRHSEKKLIILGWVAGLGLGGILIISLFVVHFVRKEIVRPLRLFARASEQIKNRNFNIEIGIDGHTELSMLAKTFNAMTADLGKLYRGLEQAVDEKTHRLQHANQSLKVLYDCSQQLSVSHLSTEHFQSILTYLSSLEGIKAVRLMVGKSNGGEFNLSSGDQDGDTWHHMVLSLDGEWLGSLEWQAELPCPDQALINNVAQILARGIYYNRAQKQTEQLLLMEERATIARELHDSIAQSLSYLKIQVALLKRQVATDCQTDDCNGARQAIGDIDLGLSTAYTQLRELLSTFRLTIKEADFGEALTQLLVPLEDQTPASINIKNHLSSIQLRSNHQVHLLQLIREAVLNAVKHAEADSICVECVNHQQEIHVKIIDDGKGFDTSSNKLNHYGLSIMNERASRLGGKLSIQSDIGAGCKIHLVFTNRQEAENGAA from the coding sequence GTGCGCATTAATCCACGTAGACCGGTTACGAGTACCGTTGCTCGCGCGATGTTTTTGATCCTGCTTTTATCGGTCATCACAACAGGATTTGCTTTGTTTACTTTGGCGTCCAGTTTGAGTGATGCCGAGGCGGTGAATGTGTCTGGGTCGATGCGGATGCAGAGCTATCGTCTGGCGTACGATATACAAGGTGAGTCTGCGTTGTATGAACACCATATTGACCAATTTGAACATTCACTCTATTCCCCGACCATGAGAGACTTACTTGAGTGGGACGTTCCAGACGAGATCACTTACCATTACCTTGCGCTGATTAAGCGCTGGGAAGTGCTGTCGGAGTTGTTGAAAGGGGCGGATCGTGAGCACTATATATTGCAAGTGGCCGATTTTGTCGAACAAATTGACCGATTCGTTTTGGAGCTACAGCGTCATTCTGAAAAGAAACTCATTATTTTGGGCTGGGTTGCAGGCCTAGGCTTAGGCGGAATTCTTATTATCTCGTTGTTTGTTGTGCACTTTGTTCGCAAAGAAATTGTGCGTCCATTGCGCTTATTTGCCAGAGCCAGTGAGCAGATAAAAAATAGGAATTTCAACATTGAAATAGGCATCGACGGGCATACTGAATTAAGCATGTTGGCCAAGACTTTTAATGCAATGACCGCTGACTTGGGGAAATTGTATCGTGGATTAGAGCAAGCTGTTGATGAAAAAACACATCGTTTACAGCACGCCAATCAATCACTAAAAGTGCTCTATGATTGTTCTCAGCAGCTGAGTGTTAGCCATTTATCGACAGAGCATTTCCAATCTATTCTGACGTATCTATCCAGTTTAGAAGGTATCAAAGCGGTACGTTTGATGGTGGGCAAAAGCAACGGTGGCGAATTTAATTTATCGTCCGGCGATCAAGATGGTGATACGTGGCATCACATGGTTTTGTCTTTAGATGGAGAATGGCTTGGGTCACTTGAGTGGCAAGCTGAGTTACCGTGCCCAGATCAGGCGCTCATTAACAATGTCGCTCAGATATTAGCGAGAGGTATTTATTACAATCGTGCGCAAAAACAAACAGAACAGTTGTTGCTTATGGAAGAAAGGGCGACGATCGCTCGTGAACTACACGACTCGATTGCGCAGTCACTTTCCTACTTAAAAATTCAGGTGGCATTACTTAAAAGGCAAGTGGCAACAGACTGCCAGACAGACGATTGCAACGGCGCAAGACAAGCGATAGGAGATATTGATCTTGGACTTTCGACCGCCTATACCCAGTTACGAGAACTGCTTAGCACGTTCCGATTAACGATCAAAGAGGCTGATTTTGGCGAGGCTCTTACTCAGTTATTGGTTCCGTTAGAAGATCAAACCCCCGCTTCGATTAATATTAAGAATCATCTGTCTTCGATTCAATTGAGATCGAATCATCAAGTGCATCTTCTTCAATTGATTCGCGAAGCGGTACTCAATGCAGTGAAACATGCAGAGGCTGACTCCATTTGTGTCGAGTGCGTCAATCACCAACAAGAAATTCACGTTAAGATTATTGATGACGGTAAAGGGTTTGATACCAGTAGCAATAAACTTAATCACTACGGTTTGAGCATTATGAACGAGAGGGCATCACGCTTAGGCGGTAAGTTATCTATCCAGAGTGACATCGGCGCTGGATGCAAAATTCATTTAGTATTTACTAACCGACAAGAGGCAGAAAATGGCGCAGCATAA
- the napF gene encoding ferredoxin-type protein NapF has protein sequence MVDIARRRLFSRSPKANIDTSAPLRMPWLKAESVFLDDCTRCGKCLESCETNIIIKGEGGYPEVDFQIDECTFCEQCADVCPESLFLPRTEKPWQYRAEIDNKCLSLNGVDCRTCGEQCEVSAIKFQLSVGSVAKPILNQDECTGCGACVAVCPTQSIKINNK, from the coding sequence TTGGTAGATATTGCGCGTCGTCGATTATTCAGCCGAAGCCCTAAGGCGAACATAGATACTTCAGCACCGTTACGCATGCCGTGGTTGAAAGCTGAATCCGTTTTTTTAGATGATTGCACGCGGTGTGGAAAGTGCTTAGAAAGTTGCGAAACCAATATCATTATTAAAGGTGAAGGTGGTTATCCCGAAGTGGACTTTCAAATAGACGAATGTACTTTCTGTGAGCAATGCGCTGATGTTTGCCCAGAGAGCCTGTTTTTGCCTCGAACTGAAAAACCTTGGCAATACCGCGCTGAAATCGATAACAAATGTTTGTCATTGAATGGCGTCGATTGCAGAACATGTGGTGAACAATGTGAAGTATCGGCCATTAAATTTCAACTCAGTGTTGGCAGTGTCGCGAAGCCAATATTGAACCAAGATGAATGTACTGGTTGCGGAGCATGTGTCGCAGTATGCCCAACGCAAAGTATAAAAATAAACAATAAATAA
- a CDS encoding chaperone NapD, whose product MGLNEVHISSLIVHVKPDHLTETKSKIASYPGAEIYGESEEGKLIVVMETENQGFVTDTIDKINNLEHVLSTALVYHQIETDLD is encoded by the coding sequence ATGGGACTAAACGAAGTCCACATTTCCAGTTTAATCGTCCACGTAAAACCGGACCACTTAACTGAGACTAAATCTAAGATTGCCTCTTATCCGGGCGCTGAGATTTATGGGGAAAGTGAAGAAGGAAAACTCATTGTGGTAATGGAAACAGAGAATCAAGGCTTTGTGACCGATACCATCGATAAAATCAATAATTTAGAACATGTACTAAGCACCGCTTTGGTTTACCACCAAATTGAAACGGACTTAGATTGA
- the napA gene encoding periplasmic nitrate reductase subunit alpha, whose protein sequence is MKMTRRAFVKANAAASAAAVAGITLPAKATNLIASSDETKIKWDKAACRFCGTGCSVLIGTQKGRVVATQGDPEAPVNKGLNCIKGYFLSKIMYGKDRLETPLLRMTDGKYDKNGDFAPVSWDTAFDVMAEKWKEALKKNGPSGVGMFGSGQWTVMEGYAASKLMKAGFRSNNIDPNARHCMASAVGGFMRTFGIDEPMGCYDDFENADVFVLWGSNMAEMHPVLWTRITDRRLSHPHVKVNVLSTYQHRSFELADEGYIFKPQSDLAIANFIANYIIEHDAVNWDFVNKHTNFKQTATDIGYGLRDEHPLQVAAKNANSGKMTGITFEEYKASVAPYTAEKASEISGVSVEKLITLAKQYADPNTKVMSLWTMGMNQHTRGVWMNSLVYNIHLLLGKIATPGNSPFSLTGQPSACGTAREVGTFSHRLPADMVVANPKHRKIAEDIWKLPEGTIPPKPGYHAVLQDRMLKDGKMNAYWIQCNNNMQAGPNINGERLPGYRNPENFIVCSDPYPTATAQASDLILPTAMWVEKEGAYGNAERRTQAWYQQVKTVGDAKSDLWQLMEFSKRFKIEEVWTEELLAKMPEYRGKTMYDVLYANGQVDKFPVSEVQELNDESHHFGYYVQKGLFEEYAAFGRDHGHDLAPYDVYHTVRGLRWPVIDGKETLWRFAEGSDPYVKKGAGFEFYGKPDGKALIISAPYEAPPEVPNEEFDLWLCTGRVLEHWHTGTMTRRVPELYKAVPDALCYLHPEDAKSRGLRRGDEVLMANKRGEVRVRVETRGRNRPPKGLVFVPFFDARILINKLILDATDPLSKQTDFKKCPVKITKIA, encoded by the coding sequence ATGAAAATGACGAGAAGAGCGTTTGTTAAAGCAAACGCGGCTGCATCTGCAGCAGCAGTAGCGGGGATCACCTTACCCGCGAAGGCAACCAATCTTATCGCGAGCTCAGACGAAACAAAGATAAAATGGGACAAGGCAGCTTGTCGCTTCTGTGGTACTGGTTGTTCTGTTTTAATCGGAACTCAAAAAGGTCGCGTAGTCGCGACTCAAGGCGATCCTGAAGCACCAGTAAACAAAGGCCTAAACTGCATTAAAGGCTACTTCCTTTCTAAAATCATGTACGGTAAAGATCGTCTAGAGACGCCTCTACTTCGTATGACTGACGGCAAATACGACAAAAATGGCGATTTCGCTCCTGTATCTTGGGACACCGCTTTTGACGTAATGGCTGAGAAATGGAAAGAAGCTCTAAAGAAAAACGGCCCTTCTGGCGTTGGTATGTTTGGTTCAGGCCAATGGACTGTAATGGAAGGCTACGCTGCATCTAAATTGATGAAAGCAGGCTTCCGTTCAAACAACATCGACCCTAACGCACGCCACTGTATGGCTTCTGCTGTAGGTGGGTTCATGCGTACCTTCGGTATCGATGAGCCAATGGGTTGTTACGACGATTTCGAAAACGCAGACGTATTTGTGCTTTGGGGCTCAAACATGGCTGAGATGCACCCAGTTTTATGGACTCGTATTACTGACCGTCGCTTAAGTCACCCACATGTTAAAGTAAACGTTCTATCGACTTATCAGCACCGTTCATTTGAACTTGCAGACGAAGGTTACATCTTCAAGCCACAAAGTGACCTTGCTATTGCGAACTTTATCGCAAATTACATCATCGAACACGATGCCGTAAATTGGGACTTCGTTAACAAGCACACCAACTTCAAGCAAACTGCAACGGATATTGGTTACGGCTTGCGTGATGAGCACCCTCTTCAAGTTGCAGCGAAAAACGCCAACTCAGGCAAGATGACTGGCATCACATTTGAAGAATACAAAGCATCCGTAGCGCCATACACGGCTGAAAAAGCATCTGAAATTTCAGGCGTCTCTGTAGAGAAGCTAATTACTCTTGCTAAGCAGTACGCGGATCCAAATACGAAAGTAATGTCTTTGTGGACAATGGGCATGAACCAGCACACTCGTGGTGTTTGGATGAACAGCCTTGTTTACAACATCCACTTACTATTAGGTAAAATCGCGACTCCTGGTAACAGCCCGTTCTCACTAACAGGCCAGCCGTCAGCGTGTGGTACTGCTCGTGAAGTAGGTACGTTCTCACATCGTCTCCCTGCTGACATGGTTGTAGCCAATCCTAAGCACCGTAAAATTGCTGAAGATATCTGGAAGCTACCTGAAGGCACTATCCCGCCGAAACCGGGATACCACGCAGTACTTCAAGACCGCATGTTGAAAGATGGCAAAATGAATGCCTACTGGATCCAATGTAACAACAACATGCAAGCTGGACCGAACATTAATGGCGAACGTCTTCCTGGGTACCGTAACCCTGAAAACTTCATCGTATGTTCTGACCCATACCCAACAGCAACAGCGCAAGCTTCCGATCTTATTCTACCAACCGCAATGTGGGTAGAAAAAGAAGGCGCTTACGGTAACGCAGAACGCCGTACTCAAGCTTGGTATCAACAAGTGAAAACCGTTGGTGACGCTAAGTCGGATTTGTGGCAGCTAATGGAATTCTCTAAACGCTTCAAAATTGAAGAAGTTTGGACTGAAGAGCTACTAGCGAAAATGCCTGAGTACCGTGGAAAAACCATGTACGACGTGTTGTACGCTAACGGCCAAGTGGATAAGTTCCCCGTGTCAGAAGTGCAAGAACTGAACGACGAATCCCACCACTTCGGTTACTACGTACAAAAAGGGCTATTCGAAGAATACGCTGCATTTGGTCGCGACCACGGGCACGATTTAGCACCTTACGATGTTTATCACACAGTACGTGGTCTACGTTGGCCTGTTATCGATGGTAAAGAAACACTTTGGCGTTTTGCCGAAGGGTCTGATCCATACGTTAAGAAAGGCGCTGGTTTCGAGTTTTACGGCAAACCAGATGGTAAGGCGCTTATCATATCCGCACCTTACGAAGCGCCACCAGAAGTGCCAAATGAAGAGTTTGACCTCTGGTTATGTACCGGCCGTGTTCTTGAACACTGGCATACAGGTACAATGACACGCCGTGTACCTGAACTGTATAAAGCCGTTCCAGATGCATTGTGTTATCTACACCCAGAAGACGCTAAATCTCGTGGCCTGCGCCGTGGTGATGAAGTATTGATGGCAAACAAACGTGGCGAAGTACGTGTTCGAGTTGAAACTCGTGGCCGTAACCGTCCACCAAAGGGACTGGTGTTTGTTCCATTCTTTGATGCACGCATCTTGATTAACAAACTCATTTTGGATGCAACAGATCCGCTTTCTAAGCAAACCGACTTTAAAAAATGTCCGGTTAAGATCACTAAGATTGCATAA
- a CDS encoding nitrate reductase cytochrome c-type subunit produces MKKFLIALLSVGSLLAGSAFAELDNPGGIGGVESLRGASELETTRAADDFKRYPKDHVTLESDYVYQPPLVPHSIRNYEVSLNANKCLACHSWKNAKEMGATKISVTHYMNREDQVLSDVSPRRYFCLQCHVPQADAKPLVENEFERVDSLR; encoded by the coding sequence ATGAAAAAATTCCTTATCGCCCTTTTGTCTGTCGGTAGTTTACTTGCTGGCAGTGCATTCGCTGAGCTTGATAACCCAGGCGGCATTGGTGGTGTTGAGTCACTACGTGGTGCGAGTGAGCTCGAAACAACACGCGCAGCAGACGATTTCAAGCGTTACCCAAAAGATCACGTTACGCTAGAAAGTGATTACGTGTACCAACCACCCTTGGTGCCGCACTCAATTCGTAACTATGAAGTTTCATTAAACGCGAACAAATGTCTAGCATGTCATAGCTGGAAGAACGCGAAAGAAATGGGCGCAACTAAGATCAGCGTAACTCACTACATGAACCGCGAAGATCAAGTATTGTCTGACGTTTCACCTCGTCGTTACTTCTGTTTGCAGTGTCACGTACCTCAAGCAGATGCCAAACCATTGGTTGAGAATGAGTTTGAACGTGTTGACTCGTTGCGCTAG
- a CDS encoding NapC/NirT family cytochrome c, translating to MKLLKAFWTRLKSPSKAAVGVVLFMGFAGGLLFWGAFNTGMEATNSEEFCSGCHAPIVKEIQETIHYSNRSGVRAICSDCHVPHNWTDKIIRKVQASKELVAFAMGTISTEEKFQERRAYLANREWHRMKGNDSQECRNCHEFDFMDFSEQGPRSVKQHSTALASGDKTCVDCHKGIAHKLPDMKGVEGW from the coding sequence ATGAAACTATTAAAAGCGTTCTGGACTCGATTGAAGTCGCCAAGTAAAGCCGCCGTTGGTGTTGTGCTTTTCATGGGGTTCGCAGGTGGTCTTCTATTCTGGGGGGCATTTAACACCGGTATGGAAGCAACCAACAGCGAAGAATTCTGTTCAGGTTGTCACGCACCGATTGTTAAAGAAATCCAAGAGACGATTCACTACTCGAACCGTTCTGGTGTTCGAGCAATTTGTTCAGATTGTCACGTTCCACATAACTGGACAGACAAAATCATCCGTAAAGTACAGGCTTCAAAAGAGCTAGTTGCATTCGCTATGGGGACAATCAGCACAGAAGAGAAATTCCAAGAAAGACGTGCCTATCTTGCAAATCGAGAGTGGCATCGAATGAAAGGCAACGATTCTCAAGAGTGTCGTAACTGTCATGAGTTCGACTTTATGGATTTCTCAGAGCAAGGGCCGCGCAGTGTGAAACAGCACTCAACAGCACTTGCTTCCGGAGACAAGACCTGTGTAGATTGTCACAAAGGTATTGCACACAAACTGCCTGACATGAAAGGCGTTGAAGGCTGGTAA
- a CDS encoding TIGR02808 family protein, whose product MSTLESVIWHVLGYSAMPVIILAGFAGVAAVSIWLLSLGKDS is encoded by the coding sequence ATGAGCACATTAGAGTCGGTTATCTGGCATGTTCTTGGTTATTCAGCAATGCCTGTCATCATTTTGGCTGGGTTTGCCGGAGTTGCTGCGGTATCTATTTGGTTACTCTCGTTAGGTAAAGACAGCTAA